A single region of the Corticium candelabrum chromosome 15, ooCorCand1.1, whole genome shotgun sequence genome encodes:
- the LOC134191365 gene encoding uncharacterized protein LOC134191365 yields the protein MVQELKRSLKDRPAGRSISHQVSSFLLHYSTTPHTSTDKTPAELLIKRIPRTKLSLLRPEVSDIDRDEQRIKFEEATKRSRQLDPGCKVSVWNPRQDSRVRCLVGTVEQQLGPTNYLVNVEGHCRYVHIDQMRWRDQRSVPETADVSVPEIEVEEIPVPVIPVKETGQVVQSNQHKDQDEESTLIFK from the coding sequence ATGGTACAAGAGTTGAAAAGGAGCTTGAAGGATCGACCAGCGGGAAGATCGATAAGTCATCAAGTGTCTTCGTTCCTTCTACACTATTCTACGACTCCACATACTTCAACAGACAAAACTCCTGCCGAACTGTTGATCAAACGAATACCAAGAACCAAGTTATCTTTGTTGCGCCCAGAGGTAAGTGACATTGACAGAGATGAGCAGAGAATCAAGTTCGAGGAAGCTACCAAACGATCAAGACAACTGGATCCTGGTTGTAAAGTCAGTGTGTGGAATCCGCGTCAAGATAGTCGTGTTAGGTGCTTGGTGGGAACCGTTGAACAACAGCTAGGACCAACCAACTATTTAGTGAATGTGGAAGGACATTGCAGGTACGTGCATATAGACCAAATGCGTTGGAGAGATCAACGGAGTGTACCAGAAACAGCTGATGTAAGTGTACCAGAGATAGAGGTGGAAGAGATACCAGTACCAGTCATTCCTGTAAAAGAGACAGGACAAGTAGTTCAATCTAATCAACACAAGGACCAAGATGAGGAGTCTACCTTGATCTTCAAGTAA